The Andreesenia angusta genome contains the following window.
GTCTTCTCTCCGGCTTGTCTAAGAAAACACATGTCTTTATGGTCTTAGGGTTTTTCTTCTGGAGATGCTTTACTATCTCACTCATTGTATTCCCAGTGTCAAGTATGTCATCCACTACAAGCACATGCTTTCCATCTATGTCAGCTTTGAGGTCTGTAACTATCTTCACCTTTCCACTCGATTCTTCTTTGTCCTCATAGCTAGAAGTGGTCATGAATTCAACTCTGTTCTTTATCTTAAGGCTCCTCGCCAAGTCAGCCGTAAACACAAAGCTTCCCTTTAAAAGCGAAACTAGAATTACATCCTCATCTCCGTAGTCTCTAGATATCTCCTCGCCTAGCTCTTTTACTCTCTTCTGTATCTCTTCTTCGGGTATCACTATCTTTCTCTCTTTCATCATCCTGAAACTCCAACTCCTCTGTTTAGTTTTCTTCAATAGCCGAAAATAATTCTATTTTAGTGAAAACAGTTTGTCAATTGATACAGCTATATATGACTATATCTTCTTTTTTAGCTTTTCATTTTCAAATCCAAGCTCTGTATTTTTTTCGATCGCCACTCTTATGCCCTTTATCTCCGACAGTATCTTGTTCAAAGTGTACTGTATGCTTATCAAGACCACAAAGAACACTATGGTAAGTATGACTTCTAAGTTCAAAACACCGCCCCCTTGAAAGTCTTTTCACATACTCATTCTAACATATTTTTGCTTGATTTTCTCTCACAAATAGTCTAATGTATCCTTATTATCAAAATTACATAAAAGGGAATGATTTAATGGATATTTACTACATAGACAGATCGAGTGGCGAGAAAAAGAAAGAGCTGGTAGCCGGCGAAAAACTCATGCGCTGGACTTTCGAGTCCAGGCCAGGCATGTTTTTCCTAGAGGCAATAGTGAAAAAGAAGCTCATTTCCTCTCTCTACGGGAGCTTTCAAAACACTTATTTAAGCAGGAGGAAGATAGACAAGTTTGTGTCTGAATTTAAAATAGACTTAAGCGAGTCAAGCAGGGAGCACTCCAAAGAATATCGCAGCTTCAACGACTTTTTCACCAGAAAGCTAAAGCCAGATGCCAGAACTGTAGACAGTTCTGCCGATTCTCTTATCTCTCCATCCGACGGGAAAATGCTAGCCTACCAGGATATAGACATAGACTCTCTCTACCAGATAAAGGGCTCTACTTTCTCACTCTCAGAGCTGCTTGGAAGCGCAGAGCTTGCAGAGGAATACAGAAAGGGCACTTTTCTGATAGTAAGGCTCGCTCCTTCTGACTACCACAGGTTCCACTTTGTAGACGACTGCACAGTCGCTTCTCATTCAAATATCGACGGGGACTTCTACTCGGTAAATCCCATCTCTTTAAAGTCCATAGAAAAGGTATTCTGTCGAAACAAGCGTGAACTCTCAGTTCTAGATACGCATAATTTCGGCAAGGTCCTTTATCTGGAAGTGGGAGCCACCTTTGTAGGTTCTATAGTACAGACTTTCAAGCGAAACTCAGGCCAGAAAAGAGGCGATGAAAAAGGCTACTTCAAGTTTGGAGGATCTACCGTGCTCCTGCTGCTTAAGGAGCGTTCAGTGGAGATTGACTCCGATATACTGAGAAATACAGCCCTAGGCTTTGAGACATCAGTCCGTATGGGCGAAAAAATAGGTTGCAGAATAGACTAGCTAAGTCCTGTTCTGCAACCTTTTTCCGTATGGACAGCATGACACGCATATGCCGCACACCGAGCCTCTACCTATGTCTCTGTATTCTTCGCTCATATGGCGGCTACATGCATATGCGTCGTATATTTCTTCTCTCGATTTTCCGACTTCCCAGTTCACGCCCCTTATGGCAAGCGACGGGCAGTTCACCATGCAGATTGTGCAGTCGCCGCACTCGGATATATCTCTGGGCTTGTCGTACTCCATCTCCATATCTGTGACTACCGTCCCAAGCCTTACCCTAGGTCCATACTCTGGTGTCACGAGACATGCGCTCTTGCCTATCCACCCTATCCCGGCCCTTGTAGCTACCATCTTGTGTGATATCAGGCCCTTGTAGTTCTCGCTCTCGCTTTTGACAGTCTGGGAAGCTGCCACCCCCATGGCCAAATAGCCTCTGTTTTGTATCTCCATTGAGATCCTGAGGCATATCTGGTCTATAAGGAAGTTCACCGTTCTGTAGTGATGGTAGTATGTGTGAGTTGGGCTGTCCACCACATCGTTCATTATCTGATCAGAAAGCCTCACAGCTATTGAAATCCCGGTCTTTAGATGTGAATGCTCCGGAGACAATAGTCTCTCTATACTCCCCACCCCTACAAGTGAAGCTCCCATTTCCTTTGCTATTTTCTCGATTTTTTCTCTCATGCTTTTCCGCCTTTGCTATATTCTATCTTATATTTTGAAAACATTAATGATATAATTGATTTAAATATCTTAGAGAAGGTGAGTCCATGTTCGAAGAAAGTCCAAATGAAGTCGTTCAATCAAAGCTCTTGATACTATATATACTTGACAAAGTCGAGAATCCACTTACAAACAGTGAGGTGACTCAGTTCATCCTGGAGAACAACTATATGAACTACTTTATGGTGCAGCAGTTTTTAAGCGAACTTGTAAACGCAAAGTTCATAGAGTTCTCTACAAAAGACGGAAATGAGTACTACCATCTGTCCAGTGCCGGAAAGGCGACGCTGGAGTTTTTCAACGACAGAATTCCCGAAGAGATAAAGGCAAATGTAGACGAAAGCTACGAGAAAAAGAAAAGCGACATGATAAAGGAAAGCCAGATAATCGCCAACTATTTCAAAAAAAACGAAGCCGAGTACATAATAATACTCAAGGTCATAGAGAAAGACATAGTGCTGTTTAGCCTTTCGCTCAATGTGCCGTCAAAAGAACAGGCCAAGCTCATATGCCGAAACTGGAAAGAACGTTCCAACGACGTCTACAAAAACATACTGGAATTATTGATAAACGAGTAGGGAAGCCCCTACCCGTTTATTTTTTTATTTGCAATTCTCCTGACATCCCCTATAAGGTAGAGCGATCCCGAAAATACTATTAGGTCGTTTTCTCCAGCCGCTTCTATGGCCTTGTCTATGGCCTTCGAGATATCTCCTTCCACTATTACATCGTCTTTGTAGGCCTTGAATTTAGGTCCCAGCTCCTCTGCACTCATGGCTCTGTGTATGTTTGGAGTTGTGACTATTATCTTGTCTCCAACTGGAGCCATCTCAGCCACCATATCGTCTACATCCTTGTCGGCAAGTATGCCTATTCCAAGTATAAGCTTGTCGTACTCGAAAAGCTCGCTAAGCGCCTTTTTAAGGGCAGTTATACCCTGCATATTGTGTGCTCCGTCTATCAGGAACCTTGGGCTCTTGCCTATCATCTCAAGTCTTCCCATCCATCTTGTAGCTTTAAGCCCTTCTCTTATATGGCTCTCATCTATCTCCACAACGCCTTTGTCCTTCAGTGTCAAAAGCGTAGTGATTGCAGTAGTGGCGTTTGAAGCCTGATGCTTTCCTATAAGCTCTATCTCCAAGCCTTTGAGCTCGTAGTCTCTGAACTTGAAGTCAAATACGCTTCCAAAGTCGCCTATTCTCTCTATCTTGAGATTCTCAACAGGCACGTTGACTATCTCGTTGTTCTGATCTTTGGCCACGTTTTCTACTACTTCCTGAGCCTCCGGCTCTTGAGGGTATATCACAACAGTGCCGTCTGGCTTTATTATTCCAGCTTTTTCGTAAGCTATCTTTCCAAGTGTGTCTCCAAGTATGCCTATGTGATCCATCCCTATTGGAGTTATAACCGCAACTTCCGGCTTGGATATGGCGTTTGTGGCGTCGTATCGCCCTCCCATTCCAACTTCCAGCAGAACTATGTCCACCTGCTTTCTGAGGTA
Protein-coding sequences here:
- the hpt gene encoding hypoxanthine phosphoribosyltransferase encodes the protein MKERKIVIPEEEIQKRVKELGEEISRDYGDEDVILVSLLKGSFVFTADLARSLKIKNRVEFMTTSSYEDKEESSGKVKIVTDLKADIDGKHVLVVDDILDTGNTMSEIVKHLQKKNPKTIKTCVFLDKPERRLVEIEADYVGVTIPDLFIVGYGLDYGDYYRGVPYIFSFVDEE
- a CDS encoding phosphatidylserine decarboxylase, with protein sequence MDIYYIDRSSGEKKKELVAGEKLMRWTFESRPGMFFLEAIVKKKLISSLYGSFQNTYLSRRKIDKFVSEFKIDLSESSREHSKEYRSFNDFFTRKLKPDARTVDSSADSLISPSDGKMLAYQDIDIDSLYQIKGSTFSLSELLGSAELAEEYRKGTFLIVRLAPSDYHRFHFVDDCTVASHSNIDGDFYSVNPISLKSIEKVFCRNKRELSVLDTHNFGKVLYLEVGATFVGSIVQTFKRNSGQKRGDEKGYFKFGGSTVLLLLKERSVEIDSDILRNTALGFETSVRMGEKIGCRID
- a CDS encoding 4Fe-4S double cluster binding domain-containing protein, translating into MREKIEKIAKEMGASLVGVGSIERLLSPEHSHLKTGISIAVRLSDQIMNDVVDSPTHTYYHHYRTVNFLIDQICLRISMEIQNRGYLAMGVAASQTVKSESENYKGLISHKMVATRAGIGWIGKSACLVTPEYGPRVRLGTVVTDMEMEYDKPRDISECGDCTICMVNCPSLAIRGVNWEVGKSREEIYDAYACSRHMSEEYRDIGRGSVCGICVSCCPYGKRLQNRT
- a CDS encoding bifunctional folylpolyglutamate synthase/dihydrofolate synthase, whose protein sequence is MTVSINEALDYIHSTNKFGIVLGMDNIVKLLELMGNPQEKLKYIHVAGTNGKGSTSSYITKVLEKAGYRVGLFTSPYLELFNERIRINDEYISNEDLSEITFYVKEKVEQMLEEGFDHPTEFEIVTAIAIEYYLRKQVDIVLLEVGMGGRYDATNAISKPEVAVITPIGMDHIGILGDTLGKIAYEKAGIIKPDGTVVIYPQEPEAQEVVENVAKDQNNEIVNVPVENLKIERIGDFGSVFDFKFRDYELKGLEIELIGKHQASNATTAITTLLTLKDKGVVEIDESHIREGLKATRWMGRLEMIGKSPRFLIDGAHNMQGITALKKALSELFEYDKLILGIGILADKDVDDMVAEMAPVGDKIIVTTPNIHRAMSAEELGPKFKAYKDDVIVEGDISKAIDKAIEAAGENDLIVFSGSLYLIGDVRRIANKKING
- a CDS encoding DUF4364 family protein, with the translated sequence MFEESPNEVVQSKLLILYILDKVENPLTNSEVTQFILENNYMNYFMVQQFLSELVNAKFIEFSTKDGNEYYHLSSAGKATLEFFNDRIPEEIKANVDESYEKKKSDMIKESQIIANYFKKNEAEYIIILKVIEKDIVLFSLSLNVPSKEQAKLICRNWKERSNDVYKNILELLINE